A genomic segment from Cyprinus carpio isolate SPL01 chromosome A4, ASM1834038v1, whole genome shotgun sequence encodes:
- the LOC109074559 gene encoding DNA helicase B-like: MALQSPTAELKTITGYILPERHTVHSNQEDVSESEDEEEEIQPKFLDMKEMDSVSSGGNMFKSSVSASKEVPFMVGNKTYWVEGRFPLQDPWWEVTCTIHQGRHKIFVKGSPSYRLRTDLRSEGRSLVSLFLTACKAQPDFVNMFMEWLPNDRHVEPVNVLDVLQDFEDSSPENKPVAEELKSKVNHSVSWTHVRVASLYPDIMKYLPTLLPGQFMDIINKGRIEQMPETSEKDDPSTQEQNNRNILARLEELIKTDVWKLGFSYIMFKELHLIRCEAQMEAFKHCHLFWRIPVVQRNALLLYTELKRHCRATGSTYADQEKLGKKISRETGHQGAWEALGFLVEQGVLIREGDRVALRNLFSYEKGIAECLRALVEGDPWKIHLDVREVLRKAQLDRLRLKAREKHSMTHLRISKADAKTSVSEAQNDIVQEVGIEQIDPAYAQAGTSSMVHSPQSYEFTKLTIKKESVISDSDSSKDSTYFDIDPSTIELDEDQVRAAEKMCANPVTVISGKGGCGKTTVVSLVFKAAMEQQTSDREEVLKACGDFQNDSQGSSYWLLSDVHKEKKESEGSDSDEKPVEVLLTAPTGRAASLLTKKTGFTAYTMHQVLWSFMNTKKDPSGNPQAWKFSKVRVLVVDEGSLVSVQILHSILSMLTKHSELQKFIILGDVRQLPSIEPGNTLCDLFQGLMKVHWAIEMQTNHRAESELIVRNSALISEMVKKRHYRPLEFDATINMMRPSKLPSDKRFIFVKIYGDNDRFDLQDAITFLLSEAPGLEGDKLSQFVAFRRMDCELINELCCKHYSKHTTRTPKNKLNFQPKDKVCCTKNGYITDHEKNKKGTSFDTARASHDSNRSSHDNAGNQSEKERLCNGEIFFIKDDVTKKESCKKKRYLTLDDDNGRVVTCSYRELQRECKLRHAWARTIHTFQGSEAETIVYVLGDSRAQNWQHVYTAVTRGQKRVYVVGRERDLEGAIKRWITPRNTQLCHFVTNVVSQQGPEDSLSQSACQSQVETPVTPSQSTPVASQTPSRPQKLSRPSCTRNLYKDVSGQSHPTSNSSLKDVVAFSQTYSWSPMDRCAEPSKVQNENASKLSNHVEDPTLLAAVSCSSNECCRGSKRLIPVDTCSTPTKLPKQTTSEESPLGSSRLKLLSITSPSPKSDRQRFPDSTSSYREQP, from the exons ATGGCGCTGCAGAGTCCCACAGCTGAATTAAAAACCATAACTGGTTACATTTTACCAGAACGTCACACTGTACATTCAAACCAAGAAGACGTTTCAGAAagtgaagatgaagaggaggaaatACAGCCCAAGTTTCTGGACATGAAAGAGATGGACTCTGTCTCATCTGGGGGAAACATGTTTAAATCTTCCGTGTCAGCATCAAAAGAAG TGCCATTCATGGTTGGTAATAAGACGTACTGGGTTGAGGGCCGTTTTCCCCTCCAGGATCCCTGGTGGGAAGTAACCTGTACAATTCACCAAGGCCGGCACAAAATTTTTGTCAAAGGCTCCCCCTCCTACAGGCTCCGCACTGATCTAAGATCAGAGGGCCGGTCACTCGTGTCTCTTTTTCTTACAGCATGTAAGGCACAACCTGACTTTGTTAACATGTTTATGGAGTGGTTGCCTAATGATAGACACGTGGAGCCTGTCAATGTGCTGGATGTCCTGCAGGATTTTGAAGATTCATCTCCTGAGAATAAACCTGTAGCTGAAGAGCTCAAGTCAAAAGTCAATCACTCAG TTTCTTGGACACACGTAAGGGTTGCCAGCTTGTACCCTGATATCATGAAATACTTACCAACATTGCTGCCAGGCCAGTTTATGGACATAATAAACAAAGGAAGGATAGAACAAATGCCAGAAACTTCCGAAAAAGATGATCCTAGTACACAAGAACAGAACAATAGAAATATTTTGGCCAGACTTGAGGAGCTCATTAAGACTGATGTTTGGAAGTTGGGCTTCAGTTAT ATCATGTTTAAAGAATTACACCTGATCCGGTGTGAAGCACAAATGGAGGCCTTCAAGCATTGTCATTTATTTTGGAGGATCCCGGTGGTGCAACGTAACGCTTTGCTGTTGTATACAGAACTGAAAAGACACTGCAGAGCGACTGGCAGCACATACGCTGACCAGGAGAAGCTGGGGAAGAAAATATCGCGTGAGACGGGACATCAGGGTGCCTGGGAAGCTTTGGGTTTTCTTGTGGAGCAGGGGGTTCTGATAAGAGAGGGCGACAGGGTGGCACTTCGAAACCTCTTCAGCTACGAGAAAGGCATTGCTGAATGCTTAAGGGCCCTGGTTGAGGGAGACCCCTGGAAGATCCACTTGGATGTGAGAGAGGTTCTTCGCAAAGCTCAACTGGATAGATTAAGGTTGAAGGCCCGTGAAAAACACAGTATGACTCATTTGAGGATATCTAAGGCTGATGCAAAAACATCAGTCTCAGAAGCACAAAATGACATTGTTCAGGAAGTTGGGATTGAGCAGATAGATCCTGCTTATGCCCAGGCTGGTACTTCAAGCATGGTCCATTCTCCTCAGTCCTATGAATTTACAAAGCTCactattaaaaaagaaagtgtaaTTTCAGACTCAGACTCCTCAAAGGACTCCACCTACTTTGATATCGATCCCTCTACTATAGAGTTAGACGAGGATCAAGTGCGAGCAGCAGAAAAGATGTGCGCCAACCCGGTGACTGTGATCAGTGGGAAGGGTGGTTGTGGGAAAACTACAGTGGTCAGCCTGGTGTTTAAGGCGGCCATGGAGCAACAGACAAGTGACAGAGAAGAGGTGCTGAAGGCCTGTGGGGACTTTCAGAATGACTCTCAGGGCTCCAGTTATTGGCTGCTGTCAGATGTTCAcaaggagaaaaaagaaagtgaaggGAGTGACAGTGATGAAAAGCCTGTAGAAGTTCTTCTCACTGCTCCTACAGGGAGAGCTGCTTCACTTCTTACCAAGAAAACAGGTTTCACTGCTTATACTATGCACCAG GTTTTATGGAGTTtcatgaacacaaaaaaagatccaAGTGGAAATCCACAAGCATGGAAGTTCTCAAAGGTGCGGGTGCTGGTGGTCGATGAGGGAAGCCTGGTGTCTGTTCAGATCCTTCATTCCATTCTCAGCATGCTTACCAAACACTCAGAACTACAGAAGTTCATCATTTTGG GAGATGTGAGGCAACTGCCCAGCATCGAGCCTGGAAACACACTGTGCGATCTGTTTCAAGGTCTCATGAAGGTCCATTGGGCCATTGAGATGCAGACCAACCATCGTGCAGAATCTGAGCTCATTGTCAGAAACTCAGCACT CATCTCAGAAATGgttaaaaaaaggcattacaGACCTCTGGAGTTTGATGCCACCATAAACATGATGAGACCTTCCAAACTACCATCTGACAAAAggtttatttttgtcaaaatctATGGCGATAATGATAGATTTG ACCTCCAGGATGCCATAACATTCTTACTCAGTGAAGCTCCTGGACTAGAAGGTGATAAATTGTCACAATTTGTGGCTTTTAGGAG GATGGACTGCGAGTTGATCAATGAGCTTTGTTGCAAGCATTATTCTAAACATACCACAAG GACTCCcaaaaacaaactgaactttCAACCAAAGGATAAAGTTTGCTGCACTAAGAATGGCTACATCACAGACCATGAGAAGAACAAAAAAGGGACTTCCTTTGATACTGCCAGAGCGTCACATGATAGCAACAGATCTTCCCATGATAATGCTGGAAACCAGAGTGAAAAAGAGCGACTGTGCAATGGGgaaattttctttattaaagat GATGTGACTAAGAAGGAAAGCTGTAAAAAGAAACGCTACCTGACACTAGATGATGATAACGGGCGTGTGGTGACTTGTAGCTACAGGGAGCTACAGAGAGAGTGTAAACTGCGCCATGCTTGGGCAAGAACCATTCACACCTTTCAG GGCTCAGAGGCTGAAACGATTGTGTACGTTCTTGGAGACAGCAGAGCTCAAAACTGGCAGCATGTATACACTGCAGTGACACGCGGCCAGAAGCGTGTTTATGTGGTGGGTAGAGAGCGTGATCTTGAAGGAGCCATCAAGAGATGGATCACCCCTCGTAACACACAGTTGTGCCATTTCGTCACAAACGTAGTTTCCCAGCAAGGTCCTGAAGACTCTTTGTCTCAGTCTGCCTGTCAAAGTCAAGTAGAAACTCCTGTGACGCCTTCACAATCCACACCAGTGGCCTCGCAGACCCCCAGTCGCCCACAGAAGCTCTCCAGACCTTCATGCACACGAAACCTCTACAAGGACGTAAGTGGACAAAGCCATCCAACTTCAAATAGCTCTTTAAAAGACGTTGTGGCATTCAGTCAGACCTACTCTTGGTCACCTATGGACCGTTGCGCTGAGCCAAGCAAAGTGCAGAATGAAAATGCATCCAAATTATCCAATCATGTTGAAGATCCAACGCTGTTAGCGGCAGTCAGCTGTTCCTCGAATGAATGCTGTAGGGGATCTAAACGGTTAATTCCTGTGGACACCTGCAGTACACCGACTAAACTACCAAAG CAAACCACTTCTGAAGAGTCTCCGCTGGGCAGCTCGCGGCTGAAGCTTCTGTCCATTACTAGTCCCAGCCCCAAATCTGACAGGCAGCGTTTCCCAGACAGTACATCTTCTTACAGGGAACAGCCTTAA
- the LOC109064185 gene encoding interleukin-1 receptor-associated kinase 3-like, producing the protein MSGKIDTSTLLFDVPPVLMGSFCRLIDSGVDGLGWRALATHILPSQLEVRCTEMYVAAGKSPTQELMWLWAQQNKTVGDLLKVLDEMGHTRARSLFQSQDSRKLKSSSPPLFATYVPNTEKSCQISALYSQSVSVKAEKQKCFITYSDVIEGTRHFHQDLKIGSSVFAEVYCGKWGNRSFVVKVFKQENKANWKALWEKFTKEIEVLQLYQHPNILELWGSFSEADRFCLVYPYLHNGSLFHRLHEEVQRPLSWQERLNIIKGTAKAVHHLHTAQPCMVICGNITSSNILLDEQLQPKLSDFGLARLRPHSVDQSCTIVMDTASHSNLGYLPEEYIRDGKLSVKLDVYSLGMVILETCTGQKVKQESAKKLFLRDILHSEFEEKSSVDACLRFLDPKVEHWPTAVALCLLRIGLECTGSKMRVRPSMEMVLQRLNQLLPMPVPPEDQPHTLDDTIPLQQPYNGLSQRLSFPVEFDEMYSQLEEPLPHRVPNLAEPCECSQSEVTFLSAGDPNLSHSLRECVQENDKVVSASQSLQSDSAARLDLYGSWPVECSCSTGTEVLGCEDCCANGFSQSVLCVTLDDDAQPSQNDITNPAKEKIKNKIHLYNQGLIKTEELLSLKSE; encoded by the exons ATGTCAGGTAAAATAGACACGTCGACGCTGCTCTTCGACGTCCCGCCGGTGCTGATGGGGTCTTTCTGTAGACTGATTGACAGCGGGGTCGACGGTCTGGGATGGAGAGCTTTag CTACTCATATCCTTCCCAGTCAGCTGGAAGTGAGATGTACGGAAATGTACGTGGCTGCTGGGAAAAGTCCGACACAGGAGCTCATGTGGTTGTGGGCCCAGCAGAATAAAACAGTAGGGGATCTTTTGAAGGTTCTGGATGAAATGGGTCACACTCGAGCCAGGAGTCTTTTCCAATCGCAAG ACTCACGTAAACTGAAGTCATCCTCACCCCCTCTGTTTGCCACG TATGTGCCAAACACTGAGAAGTCCTGTCAAATTTCAGCTCTTTATTCACAGTCTGTGTCTGTTAAAG CTGAAAAACAGAAGTGTTTCATAACATATTCTGACGTCATAGAGGGAACGAGACATTTCCACCAGGACTTAAAAATAGGATCGAGCGTGTTCGCCGAGGTCTACTGCGGAAAATGGGGAAACAGATCTTTTGTGGTGAAAGTTTTCAAACAG gaaaacaaagctaATTGGAAGGCGTTGTGGGAAAAATTCACCAAAGAAATTGAAGTTCTACAACT CTACCAGCATCCTAATATCTTGGAGTTATGGGGCAGCTTTTCAGAGGCAGATCGCTTCTGTTTAGTTTATCCGTACCTTCATAACGGATCATTGTTCCACAGGCTTCATGAG GAAGTTCAGAGGCCTCTATCATGGCAGGAAAGGCTGAACATCATCAAAGGCACCGCAAAGGCAGTCCACCATCTACACACTGCACAACCGTGCATGGTTATTTGTGGAAACATAACAAG TTCAAACATACTCTTGGATGAGCAGCTGCAGCCCAAATTATCAGATTTTGGATTAGCTCGTCTCAGACCGCACTCTGTGGACCAGAGCTGTACTATCGTCATGGATACAGCCTCCCATAGCAACCTTGGCTATCTGCCAGAGGAGTACATCCGTGATGGCAAGCTATCAGTCAAACTTGACGTTTATAGTCTTGGCATG GTTATATTAGAGACCTGTACAGGACAAAAGGTGAAACAGGAGTcagcaaaaaaactgtttttg AGAGACATACTGCATTCAGAGTTTGAGGAAAAAAGCTCTGTGGATGCCTGTCTGCGGTTTTTAGATCCCAAAGTTGAGCACTGGCCTACTGCGGTGGCACTTTGTCTGCTCCGAATCGGACTAGAGTGCACGGGCAGCAAAATGCGAGTCAGGCCGAGCATGGAAATg GTGCTTCAGAGACTAAACCAGCTTCTTCCCATGCCTGTACCACCTGAGGACCAGCCGCACACTCTAGATGATACGATCCCTCTTCAGCAGCCATATAATGGCCTCAGTCAGCGTCTAAGCTTCCCCGTTGAATTTGATGAAATGTACAGCCAGCTGGAGGAACCACTACCTCACAGAGTTCCCAATCTGGCAGAACCCTGCGAGTGCAGCCAATCTGAGGTTACTTTCTTGAGTGCTGGAGATCCCAACTTGTCGCATTCCCTCAGGGAATGTGTTCAGGAAAATGACAAAGTGGTTTCAGCATCACAAAGTCTACAGTCAGACTCTGCAGCTCGCCTGGACTTATATGGGAGCTGGCCTGTGGAGTGCAGCTGTAGCACTGGAACCGAAGTGCTGGGATGTGAAGACTGCTGTGCGAATGGCTTCAGTCAGTCTGTTTTATGTGTCACACTAG atgatGATGCCCAGCCCTCTCAGAATGACATCACGAATCCagcaaaagagaaaataaagaataaaattcaTCTGTACAACCAGGGGTTAATAAAAACCGAAGAACTTCTTTCGCTTAAATCAGAGTGA
- the LOC109066526 gene encoding beta-2-microglobulin produces the protein MRAIITFALFCVLYVTVQGKTSSPKVQVYSHFPGEYGKENTLICHVSGFHPPDITIELLKDGEILPNTQQTDLAFEKGWQFHLTKSVTFKPERGQNYACSVRHMNNKNIYSWEPNM, from the exons ATGAGAGCAATCATCACTTTTGCCCTGTTCTGTGTGCTGTACGTCACAGTACAAGGGAAAACAT CCAGTCCCAAGGTTCAGGTGTACAGCCATTTTCCCGGAGAGTACGGAAAGGAGAACACCCTGATCTGCCATGTCAGTGGCTTCCACCCTCCTGATATCACCATTGAACTGCTGAAGGATGGCGAGATTCTCCCAAATACCCAGCAGACGGACCTGGCCTTCGAAAAGGGCTGGCAGTTTCACCTCACCAAGAGCGTCACCTTCAAACCAGAGAGAGGACAGAACTACGCTTGCAGTGTTCGAcacatgaacaataaaaacatctatTCTTGGG AGCCCAACATGTAA